In Phragmites australis chromosome 16, lpPhrAust1.1, whole genome shotgun sequence, one DNA window encodes the following:
- the LOC133895545 gene encoding uncharacterized protein LOC133895545 isoform X1 → MAAAAADEEGILEVRCAGCGETLEVERGLTEFACPGCATPQALPPELMPPPPPPPRPRRALPLGAGPGAAPWRVPCGGCGAVLAVPRGLRRFLACPLCGAEVTIDGGGRLASHIGVHVVSPPGAVALAATSSQLPEEEPISRAIRLEQVQVGRYNKPIHLEQTGGPFPARSFREESISSLRSNTRTAVHVDWAKGAPVNQSVHREEPRIKLLNVTVDRYDFRKKSRPLAGPGFVCVDKVRVEHPSNVSHAPRAQGPSNHSVHTEEAHGENESGTIGRIGIRKASHAAISNIAEQKTLEPKSQSACAEHMEVDSCGNSTRWNQKRKRSSRTTAGGHEGEKGSLCSSNKEIHLTCSKNTQPEGISNRNPIQEPGPSPNENQFDAIDRIITSLCPSALPQKQVSQARSNDLDNIDATLPPVSINHDTSQGDCFPHGYRQYQAVATGSLFNQGFSSAQEHEIPQESSNGIDSHEKSSPQVRPNSSLGILHKQHIQEYPSHDSQSEQAQVGTHHNKIVKHYKNTANGSMYSLNEGDYIGEQPHNGADQQVTLVTASSNPTTSPPLLTATPLLITTPSSVVTRPLVQQPPQYYQSSDTLHSQGAQAVGIGSIDRSSKKRRGRGPTKLIEPRREADRPVLTPNNADTWDVNPPCPKVASTISALLKQWHPGSAYVPANQHTNEVHQEQLILHWHQYHSDTRAIIMDEFLQRYKWAPGQEELCLKLFDRKVVRQFTGLLCDEKRRARVELAASRKAKEALDAARSKQTNLDVEDAGEEMKQRRRDPAAVGHEYDNPLQWKPFPPEWMQPKWWEMLCEHWASEEVLQVSAQKRKNRYTGGSAQHTAGSRSIAMHRKLMIIENGGKPVSDIEVFNKTHKRDGGKGEFVTEKAKKTVESVKRRLEAGDTELDPHLVWAQEVGGRNRGRYYGLHGIIDKARIDAMAKSAPGCLDKETQKEMFTQDQVQEMISHAMQQLNETWEKRFQSLEQRMHGMVSLEAPQHGPWRCAARPVAEEGQASHQDASDSSHEGIHQSATDDDED, encoded by the exons atggcggctgcggcggcggacgAGGAGGGGATCCTGGAGGTCCGGTGCGCGGGGTGCGGCGAGACGCTGGAGGTGGAGCGCGGGCTGACGGAGTTCGCATGCCCCGGCTGCGCCACGCCGCAGGCGCTCCCGCCGGAGctcatgccgccgccgccgccgcccccgcgcccgcgccgcgcgCTGCCTCTCGGGGCGGGGCCTGGGGCCGCGCCATGGCGTGTCCCGTGCGGGGGATGCGGCGCCGTTCTGGCCGTGCCGCGGGGTCTCCGGCGCTTCCTCGCGTGCCCGCTCTGCGGTGCCGAGGTCACCATCGACGGCGGCGGTCGCCTTGCTTCCCACATCGGCGTCCATGTCGTTTCGCCGCCGGGAGCTGTCGCGCTCGCTGCCACGTCCTCGCAGCTGCCGGAG GAAGAGCCCATAAGCCGAGCAATTCGTCTAGAACAAGTGCAAGTAGGTAGATACAATAAGCCAATTCATTTAGAGCAGACAGGAGGCCCTTTTCCTGCTCGTTCATTTAGAGAGGAGTCAATCAGTTCACTCAGATCAAACACAAGGACTGCTGTTCATGTGGATTGGGCAAAAGGTGCACCTGTCAACCAATCAGTTCATAGAGAGGAGCCACGCATTAAGTTACTCAATGTAACTGTTGACAGGTATGATTTTAGGAAGAAATCTAGACCATTAGCTGGCCCCGGATTCGTTTGTGTAGACAAGGTAAGAGTGGAGCATCCTAGTAATGTTAGCCATGCACCACGAGCACAAGGGCCTTCCAATCATTCAGTGCATACAGAGGAGGCGCATGGTGAGAATGAAAGTGGCACCATTGGAAGAATTGGAATCCGAAAGGCTAGCCATGCTGCTATTTCTAATATTGCGGAGCAGAAAACATTAGAGCCTAAAAGTCAAAGTGCTTGTGCAGAACATATGGAAGTCGATTCGTGTGGTAACTCAACTAGATGGAATCAGAAGAGGAAAAGGAGCAGCAGAACTACTGCTGGGGGTCATGAAGGCGAAAAAGGGAGCTTGTGTTCTTCAAATAAAGAGATTCATCTTACATGTAGTAAGAATACTCAGCCAGAAGGTATCAGCAACAGGAATCCTATCCAGGAGCCAGGTCCTTCTCCAAAtgaaaatcaatttgatgctatTGACAGAATCATCACTAGTTTGTGCCCCAGTGCATTGCCTCAGAAGCAGGTGTCGCAAGCAAGATCAAATGACTTGGACAACATTGATGCAACCTTGCCACCTGTCTCCATAAATCATGATACATCTCAAGGTGACTGCTTCCCACATGGCTACAGACAATACCAAGCGGTGGCTACAGGTTCCCTTTTCAACCAGGGCTTCAGTTCAGCACAGGAACATGAAATACCTCAAGAAAGTTCAAATGGCATAGACTCTCACGAGAAAAGTAGCCCACAAGTGAGGCCTAATTCATCCCTTGGTATTCTGCACAAGCAACATATCCAGGAGTACCCCAGCCATGACAGTCAGTCAGAGCAGGCGCAAGTTGGGACTCACCACAACAAGATTGTGAAGCATTACAAGAATACAGCAAATGGCTCCATGTATTCATTAAATGAGGGGGATTATATTGGGGAGCAGCCCCACAATGGTGCGGACCAGCAAGTGACCCTTGTTACTGCCAGTAGTAACCCTACTACTTCACCACCACTGCTGACTGCCACTCCCTTGCTCATTACAACTCCATCTTCTGTCGTCACAA GACCACTAGTTCAGCAACCACCACAGTATTACCAATCATCAGACACCCTCCACTCTCAG GGTGCACAGGCTGTTGGCATAGGATCTATAGACAGATCATCGAAAAAGCGCAGGGGGCGGGGCCCTACGAAACTCATCGAACCACGTAGAGAAGCTGACAGGCCTGTGCTGACTCCAAATAATGCAGA CACCTGGGATGTCAATCCTCCTTGTCCCAAGGTGGCCTCCACCATCTCTGCACTTCTCAAGCAGTGGCACCCAGGGTCAGCCTATGTGCCGGCTAATCAACACACAAATGAAGTGCACCAGGAACAACTGATTCTCCACTGGCACCAATATCATTCAGATACAAGGGCTATCATCATGGATGAATTCCTC CAACGCTACAAATGGGCCCCTGGGCAAGAAGAATTGTGCCTGAAGCTATTTGACCGCAAAGTAGTCAGACAATTCACTGGACTCCTCTGTGATGAGAAGCGAAGGGCTAGAGTGGAGTTGGCTGCATCAAGGAAAGCTAAGGAAGCTTTGGATGCTGCCAGGTCCAAACAAACAAATTTGGATGTTGAAGATGCTGGAGAAGAGATGAAGCAACGGCGTAGAGATCCAGCTGCGGTGGGGCATGAGTATGATAACCCATTGCAGTGGAAACCTTTCCCCCCTGAATGGATGCAACCAAAGTGGTGGGAAATGCTATGTGAGCACTGGGCTTCAGAAGAAGTCCTGCAAGTCTCTGCCCAGAAGAGGAAAAACCGATATACAGGAGGCTCTGCCCAGCACACGGCAGGCTCACGGAGCATAGCTATGCACCGAAAACTTATG aTCATAGAAAATGGTGGAAAGCCAGTATCGGATATCGAAGTATTCAATAAGACTCACAAACGTGATGGTGGTAAGGGGGAGTTTGTTACCGAGAAAGCTAAGAAAACTGTG GAGAGCGTTAAGCGTCGTTTGGAGGCAGGTGATACTGAACTAGATCCACATCTTGTATGGGCACAGGAGGTAGGGGGGCGGAATCGAGGTAGGTACTATGGGCTCCATGGTATCATTGACAAAGCCCGAATTGATGCCATGGCAAAATCCGCCCCAGGTTGTTTAGATAAAGAGACACAGAAAGAGATGTTCACGCAAGACCAGGTGCAGGAGATGATTAGTCATGCGATGCAACAATTAAATGAAACTTGGGAGAAGAGGTTTCAGTCCTTGGAGCAAAGGATGCATGGCATGGTGTCATTAGAAGCTCCTCAG CATGGTCCATGGCGCTGTGCTGCCAGACCAGTGGCTGAGGAGGGCCAGGCGTCACACCAG GATGCCTCAGATTCTTCACATGAAGGGATACATCAATCTGCAACAGATGACGATGAGGACTAA
- the LOC133895545 gene encoding uncharacterized protein LOC133895545 isoform X3 → MAAAAADEEGILEVRCAGCGETLEVERGLTEFACPGCATPQALPPELMPPPPPPPRPRRALPLGAGPGAAPWRVPCGGCGAVLAVPRGLRRFLACPLCGAEVTIDGGGRLASHIGVHVVSPPGAVALAATSSQLPEEEPISRAIRLEQVQVGRYNKPIHLEQTGGPFPARSFREESISSLRSNTRTAVHVDWAKGAPVNQSVHREEPRIKLLNVTVDRYDFRKKSRPLAGPGFVCVDKVRVEHPSNVSHAPRAQGPSNHSVHTEEAHGENESGTIGRIGIRKASHAAISNIAEQKTLEPKSQSACAEHMEVDSCGNSTRWNQKRKRSSRTTAGGHEGEKGSLCSSNKEIHLTCSKNTQPEGISNRNPIQEPGPSPNENQFDAIDRIITSLCPSALPQKQVSQARSNDLDNIDATLPPVSINHDTSQGDCFPHGYRQYQAVATGSLFNQGFSSAQEHEIPQESSNGIDSHEKSSPQVRPNSSLGILHKQHIQEYPSHDSQSEQAQVGTHHNKIVKHYKNTANGSMYSLNEGDYIGEQPHNGADQQVTLVTASSNPTTSPPLLTATPLLITTPSSVVTRPLVQQPPQYYQSSDTLHSQGAQAVGIGSIDRSSKKRRGRGPTKLIEPRREADRPVLTPNNADTWDVNPPCPKVASTISALLKQWHPGSAYVPANQHTNEVHQEQLILHWHQYHSDTRAIIMDEFLQRYKWAPGQEELCLKLFDRKVVRQFTGLLCDEKRRARVELAASRKAKEALDAARSKQTNLDVEDAGEEMKQRRRDPAAVGHEYDNPLQWKPFPPEWMQPKWWEMLCEHWASEEVLQVSAQKRKNRYTGGSAQHTAGSRSIAMHRKLMESVKRRLEAGDTELDPHLVWAQEVGGRNRGRYYGLHGIIDKARIDAMAKSAPGCLDKETQKEMFTQDQVQEMISHAMQQLNETWEKRFQSLEQRMHGMVSLEAPQHGPWRCAARPVAEEGQASHQDASDSSHEGIHQSATDDDED, encoded by the exons atggcggctgcggcggcggacgAGGAGGGGATCCTGGAGGTCCGGTGCGCGGGGTGCGGCGAGACGCTGGAGGTGGAGCGCGGGCTGACGGAGTTCGCATGCCCCGGCTGCGCCACGCCGCAGGCGCTCCCGCCGGAGctcatgccgccgccgccgccgcccccgcgcccgcgccgcgcgCTGCCTCTCGGGGCGGGGCCTGGGGCCGCGCCATGGCGTGTCCCGTGCGGGGGATGCGGCGCCGTTCTGGCCGTGCCGCGGGGTCTCCGGCGCTTCCTCGCGTGCCCGCTCTGCGGTGCCGAGGTCACCATCGACGGCGGCGGTCGCCTTGCTTCCCACATCGGCGTCCATGTCGTTTCGCCGCCGGGAGCTGTCGCGCTCGCTGCCACGTCCTCGCAGCTGCCGGAG GAAGAGCCCATAAGCCGAGCAATTCGTCTAGAACAAGTGCAAGTAGGTAGATACAATAAGCCAATTCATTTAGAGCAGACAGGAGGCCCTTTTCCTGCTCGTTCATTTAGAGAGGAGTCAATCAGTTCACTCAGATCAAACACAAGGACTGCTGTTCATGTGGATTGGGCAAAAGGTGCACCTGTCAACCAATCAGTTCATAGAGAGGAGCCACGCATTAAGTTACTCAATGTAACTGTTGACAGGTATGATTTTAGGAAGAAATCTAGACCATTAGCTGGCCCCGGATTCGTTTGTGTAGACAAGGTAAGAGTGGAGCATCCTAGTAATGTTAGCCATGCACCACGAGCACAAGGGCCTTCCAATCATTCAGTGCATACAGAGGAGGCGCATGGTGAGAATGAAAGTGGCACCATTGGAAGAATTGGAATCCGAAAGGCTAGCCATGCTGCTATTTCTAATATTGCGGAGCAGAAAACATTAGAGCCTAAAAGTCAAAGTGCTTGTGCAGAACATATGGAAGTCGATTCGTGTGGTAACTCAACTAGATGGAATCAGAAGAGGAAAAGGAGCAGCAGAACTACTGCTGGGGGTCATGAAGGCGAAAAAGGGAGCTTGTGTTCTTCAAATAAAGAGATTCATCTTACATGTAGTAAGAATACTCAGCCAGAAGGTATCAGCAACAGGAATCCTATCCAGGAGCCAGGTCCTTCTCCAAAtgaaaatcaatttgatgctatTGACAGAATCATCACTAGTTTGTGCCCCAGTGCATTGCCTCAGAAGCAGGTGTCGCAAGCAAGATCAAATGACTTGGACAACATTGATGCAACCTTGCCACCTGTCTCCATAAATCATGATACATCTCAAGGTGACTGCTTCCCACATGGCTACAGACAATACCAAGCGGTGGCTACAGGTTCCCTTTTCAACCAGGGCTTCAGTTCAGCACAGGAACATGAAATACCTCAAGAAAGTTCAAATGGCATAGACTCTCACGAGAAAAGTAGCCCACAAGTGAGGCCTAATTCATCCCTTGGTATTCTGCACAAGCAACATATCCAGGAGTACCCCAGCCATGACAGTCAGTCAGAGCAGGCGCAAGTTGGGACTCACCACAACAAGATTGTGAAGCATTACAAGAATACAGCAAATGGCTCCATGTATTCATTAAATGAGGGGGATTATATTGGGGAGCAGCCCCACAATGGTGCGGACCAGCAAGTGACCCTTGTTACTGCCAGTAGTAACCCTACTACTTCACCACCACTGCTGACTGCCACTCCCTTGCTCATTACAACTCCATCTTCTGTCGTCACAA GACCACTAGTTCAGCAACCACCACAGTATTACCAATCATCAGACACCCTCCACTCTCAG GGTGCACAGGCTGTTGGCATAGGATCTATAGACAGATCATCGAAAAAGCGCAGGGGGCGGGGCCCTACGAAACTCATCGAACCACGTAGAGAAGCTGACAGGCCTGTGCTGACTCCAAATAATGCAGA CACCTGGGATGTCAATCCTCCTTGTCCCAAGGTGGCCTCCACCATCTCTGCACTTCTCAAGCAGTGGCACCCAGGGTCAGCCTATGTGCCGGCTAATCAACACACAAATGAAGTGCACCAGGAACAACTGATTCTCCACTGGCACCAATATCATTCAGATACAAGGGCTATCATCATGGATGAATTCCTC CAACGCTACAAATGGGCCCCTGGGCAAGAAGAATTGTGCCTGAAGCTATTTGACCGCAAAGTAGTCAGACAATTCACTGGACTCCTCTGTGATGAGAAGCGAAGGGCTAGAGTGGAGTTGGCTGCATCAAGGAAAGCTAAGGAAGCTTTGGATGCTGCCAGGTCCAAACAAACAAATTTGGATGTTGAAGATGCTGGAGAAGAGATGAAGCAACGGCGTAGAGATCCAGCTGCGGTGGGGCATGAGTATGATAACCCATTGCAGTGGAAACCTTTCCCCCCTGAATGGATGCAACCAAAGTGGTGGGAAATGCTATGTGAGCACTGGGCTTCAGAAGAAGTCCTGCAAGTCTCTGCCCAGAAGAGGAAAAACCGATATACAGGAGGCTCTGCCCAGCACACGGCAGGCTCACGGAGCATAGCTATGCACCGAAAACTTATG GAGAGCGTTAAGCGTCGTTTGGAGGCAGGTGATACTGAACTAGATCCACATCTTGTATGGGCACAGGAGGTAGGGGGGCGGAATCGAGGTAGGTACTATGGGCTCCATGGTATCATTGACAAAGCCCGAATTGATGCCATGGCAAAATCCGCCCCAGGTTGTTTAGATAAAGAGACACAGAAAGAGATGTTCACGCAAGACCAGGTGCAGGAGATGATTAGTCATGCGATGCAACAATTAAATGAAACTTGGGAGAAGAGGTTTCAGTCCTTGGAGCAAAGGATGCATGGCATGGTGTCATTAGAAGCTCCTCAG CATGGTCCATGGCGCTGTGCTGCCAGACCAGTGGCTGAGGAGGGCCAGGCGTCACACCAG GATGCCTCAGATTCTTCACATGAAGGGATACATCAATCTGCAACAGATGACGATGAGGACTAA
- the LOC133895545 gene encoding uncharacterized protein LOC133895545 isoform X2, with protein MAAAAADEEGILEVRCAGCGETLEVERGLTEFACPGCATPQALPPELMPPPPPPPRPRRALPLGAGPGAAPWRVPCGGCGAVLAVPRGLRRFLACPLCGAEVTIDGGGRLASHIGVHVVSPPGAVALAATSSQLPEEEPISRAIRLEQVQVGRYNKPIHLEQTGGPFPARSFREESISSLRSNTRTAVHVDWAKGAPVNQSVHREEPRIKLLNVTVDRYDFRKKSRPLAGPGFVCVDKVRVEHPSNVSHAPRAQGPSNHSVHTEEAHGENESGTIGRIGIRKASHAAISNIAEQKTLEPKSQSACAEHMEVDSCGNSTRWNQKRKRSSRTTAGGHEGEKGSLCSSNKEIHLTCSKNTQPEGISNRNPIQEPGPSPNENQFDAIDRIITSLCPSALPQKQVSQARSNDLDNIDATLPPVSINHDTSQGDCFPHGYRQYQAVATGSLFNQGFSSAQEHEIPQESSNGIDSHEKSSPQVRPNSSLGILHKQHIQEYPSHDSQSEQAQVGTHHNKIVKHYKNTANGSMYSLNEGDYIGEQPHNGADQQVTLVTASSNPTTSPPLLTATPLLITTPSSVVTRPLVQQPPQYYQSSDTLHSQGAQAVGIGSIDRSSKKRRGRGPTKLIEPRREADRPVLTPNNADTWDVNPPCPKVASTISALLKQWHPGSAYVPANQHTNEVHQEQLILHWHQYHSDTRAIIMDEFLQRYKWAPGQEELCLKLFDRKVVRQFTGLLCDEKRRARVELAASRKAKEALDAARSKQTNLDVEDAGEEMKQRRRDPAAVGHEYDNPLQWKPFPPEWMQPKWWEMLCEHWASEEVLQVSAQKRKNRYTGGSAQHTAGSRSIAMHRKLMIIENGGKPVSDIEVFNKTHKRDGGKGEFVTEKAKKTVESVKRRLEAGDTELDPHLVWAQEVGGRNRGCLDKETQKEMFTQDQVQEMISHAMQQLNETWEKRFQSLEQRMHGMVSLEAPQHGPWRCAARPVAEEGQASHQDASDSSHEGIHQSATDDDED; from the exons atggcggctgcggcggcggacgAGGAGGGGATCCTGGAGGTCCGGTGCGCGGGGTGCGGCGAGACGCTGGAGGTGGAGCGCGGGCTGACGGAGTTCGCATGCCCCGGCTGCGCCACGCCGCAGGCGCTCCCGCCGGAGctcatgccgccgccgccgccgcccccgcgcccgcgccgcgcgCTGCCTCTCGGGGCGGGGCCTGGGGCCGCGCCATGGCGTGTCCCGTGCGGGGGATGCGGCGCCGTTCTGGCCGTGCCGCGGGGTCTCCGGCGCTTCCTCGCGTGCCCGCTCTGCGGTGCCGAGGTCACCATCGACGGCGGCGGTCGCCTTGCTTCCCACATCGGCGTCCATGTCGTTTCGCCGCCGGGAGCTGTCGCGCTCGCTGCCACGTCCTCGCAGCTGCCGGAG GAAGAGCCCATAAGCCGAGCAATTCGTCTAGAACAAGTGCAAGTAGGTAGATACAATAAGCCAATTCATTTAGAGCAGACAGGAGGCCCTTTTCCTGCTCGTTCATTTAGAGAGGAGTCAATCAGTTCACTCAGATCAAACACAAGGACTGCTGTTCATGTGGATTGGGCAAAAGGTGCACCTGTCAACCAATCAGTTCATAGAGAGGAGCCACGCATTAAGTTACTCAATGTAACTGTTGACAGGTATGATTTTAGGAAGAAATCTAGACCATTAGCTGGCCCCGGATTCGTTTGTGTAGACAAGGTAAGAGTGGAGCATCCTAGTAATGTTAGCCATGCACCACGAGCACAAGGGCCTTCCAATCATTCAGTGCATACAGAGGAGGCGCATGGTGAGAATGAAAGTGGCACCATTGGAAGAATTGGAATCCGAAAGGCTAGCCATGCTGCTATTTCTAATATTGCGGAGCAGAAAACATTAGAGCCTAAAAGTCAAAGTGCTTGTGCAGAACATATGGAAGTCGATTCGTGTGGTAACTCAACTAGATGGAATCAGAAGAGGAAAAGGAGCAGCAGAACTACTGCTGGGGGTCATGAAGGCGAAAAAGGGAGCTTGTGTTCTTCAAATAAAGAGATTCATCTTACATGTAGTAAGAATACTCAGCCAGAAGGTATCAGCAACAGGAATCCTATCCAGGAGCCAGGTCCTTCTCCAAAtgaaaatcaatttgatgctatTGACAGAATCATCACTAGTTTGTGCCCCAGTGCATTGCCTCAGAAGCAGGTGTCGCAAGCAAGATCAAATGACTTGGACAACATTGATGCAACCTTGCCACCTGTCTCCATAAATCATGATACATCTCAAGGTGACTGCTTCCCACATGGCTACAGACAATACCAAGCGGTGGCTACAGGTTCCCTTTTCAACCAGGGCTTCAGTTCAGCACAGGAACATGAAATACCTCAAGAAAGTTCAAATGGCATAGACTCTCACGAGAAAAGTAGCCCACAAGTGAGGCCTAATTCATCCCTTGGTATTCTGCACAAGCAACATATCCAGGAGTACCCCAGCCATGACAGTCAGTCAGAGCAGGCGCAAGTTGGGACTCACCACAACAAGATTGTGAAGCATTACAAGAATACAGCAAATGGCTCCATGTATTCATTAAATGAGGGGGATTATATTGGGGAGCAGCCCCACAATGGTGCGGACCAGCAAGTGACCCTTGTTACTGCCAGTAGTAACCCTACTACTTCACCACCACTGCTGACTGCCACTCCCTTGCTCATTACAACTCCATCTTCTGTCGTCACAA GACCACTAGTTCAGCAACCACCACAGTATTACCAATCATCAGACACCCTCCACTCTCAG GGTGCACAGGCTGTTGGCATAGGATCTATAGACAGATCATCGAAAAAGCGCAGGGGGCGGGGCCCTACGAAACTCATCGAACCACGTAGAGAAGCTGACAGGCCTGTGCTGACTCCAAATAATGCAGA CACCTGGGATGTCAATCCTCCTTGTCCCAAGGTGGCCTCCACCATCTCTGCACTTCTCAAGCAGTGGCACCCAGGGTCAGCCTATGTGCCGGCTAATCAACACACAAATGAAGTGCACCAGGAACAACTGATTCTCCACTGGCACCAATATCATTCAGATACAAGGGCTATCATCATGGATGAATTCCTC CAACGCTACAAATGGGCCCCTGGGCAAGAAGAATTGTGCCTGAAGCTATTTGACCGCAAAGTAGTCAGACAATTCACTGGACTCCTCTGTGATGAGAAGCGAAGGGCTAGAGTGGAGTTGGCTGCATCAAGGAAAGCTAAGGAAGCTTTGGATGCTGCCAGGTCCAAACAAACAAATTTGGATGTTGAAGATGCTGGAGAAGAGATGAAGCAACGGCGTAGAGATCCAGCTGCGGTGGGGCATGAGTATGATAACCCATTGCAGTGGAAACCTTTCCCCCCTGAATGGATGCAACCAAAGTGGTGGGAAATGCTATGTGAGCACTGGGCTTCAGAAGAAGTCCTGCAAGTCTCTGCCCAGAAGAGGAAAAACCGATATACAGGAGGCTCTGCCCAGCACACGGCAGGCTCACGGAGCATAGCTATGCACCGAAAACTTATG aTCATAGAAAATGGTGGAAAGCCAGTATCGGATATCGAAGTATTCAATAAGACTCACAAACGTGATGGTGGTAAGGGGGAGTTTGTTACCGAGAAAGCTAAGAAAACTGTG GAGAGCGTTAAGCGTCGTTTGGAGGCAGGTGATACTGAACTAGATCCACATCTTGTATGGGCACAGGAGGTAGGGGGGCGGAATCGAG GTTGTTTAGATAAAGAGACACAGAAAGAGATGTTCACGCAAGACCAGGTGCAGGAGATGATTAGTCATGCGATGCAACAATTAAATGAAACTTGGGAGAAGAGGTTTCAGTCCTTGGAGCAAAGGATGCATGGCATGGTGTCATTAGAAGCTCCTCAG CATGGTCCATGGCGCTGTGCTGCCAGACCAGTGGCTGAGGAGGGCCAGGCGTCACACCAG GATGCCTCAGATTCTTCACATGAAGGGATACATCAATCTGCAACAGATGACGATGAGGACTAA